The genomic window AGTGTCCCTCTGCGCtactgtgtgtgtgtgttgagGATGGTGAAGGTGAGAAGTGGGCGCCATGGAGGACACAGGGAGAGGTCCAAACAGATGAGGTGAAAAGGGAGCAGACAAGGCCCTTTTCGCTCCCTTGAGTAGAAGGAATTTGGACGTATCTGTGATGGTCGCCGGGAGATACTGCGCTCGTTCCACTCTACGAAAATGGACGAAAGGAAGGAAGATGAAAAATGAATAGTAGATATCTAAATTATCTGATATTTGCATCtattaaaatatgaatatggatatttATATCTGTATTTATTTCTAAAATTGATACTAAAacggatatatccgaattcattttcgagattcggattcaaatgtggatatccgaattcaaGCGTGCAAATGGATATATCCGTATCTCCAACCAGATAAccaaattttgttaaaattttagaaatttcaaagGTGAACGAAATTCTAggccaatcaaattggaacaaattcaaccaaatttgatcaaaaaattaaatttttgacaagaattttgaacaaaatttctaaaattccggtccaatcaaatttgataaaaaaatccaaCTTGAAtctcgaagatcgagtagatatctgAATGCGGATTCAtatttgtattcaaatatattcagatccatatttatatttaaattaaaatataaatagtgTATTATCGTTTCCCTCACTCGCCAGAGGGCTCCGGATTCCATGGCACGTGAATAACCGGGTCCACGAGAGTACCCGGGCCGGCCCTGAGGGAGGTTGAGCAGGGCGGCCGCCCCGGGCCACCAAAATCGAGGGGCCCCTCTTCATGTATCTGTGTATAATATACATACCTAACAGTTCGTAGGACAACAGATAGAACTAGATCTAAAGTAGCAGCTAGGCTTAGTAGTTCATACAGTATGACACAAGTAGCCTGGTTACATCGGTCCATAAAAATTCAAGTGATCTGTCTGCCTAGCCTATTTGGCTGTTTGcctgtttcatatttttttatatacagACAGTCTAGTTTCTTGCGTTCTGTGGGACCACGACTCCAAGACATCCCGCATGCACGTAGCTTCGATCGAGGACATGCATCAGCCATTACCATATGAGTTTTTGTCGCTGGTTTTTCTGCTCTATAGTTTCTACTTCACCTCAAATGGATCTAACCCTTGTTGAGATCGCACGTTTGAAATATGGAAAAGTCCCCGCTTGCTCCAGCGATCAATGGGTCCAGCGTTTGTACTACGGTGCTGGCACCTGCGAGCAGATACCTCCAAAGCTACTATTGTTGCAAGCTAACTGTTGCATGTATCGATGAATAACTAGAGCTGCATGCAGCAAGTTGTACATAGACATAtgagtatctctacctagctagcaTGCGTTAACGCAAGCATACGTACATATACTCTGATCCCtcacaattttgttcaatatttacgataattttgttcCAGATTACCGTAACGgatgctgtcggaggattaacttctgtcgcagggatcccgatagacccctttttagagattcggccggggggatgatcctgaataagttcgtcggagaaataaatgggaatgaatgccaCGGCCggggggtgtcgacctagtgcaaggagaagtaaatacaccggaatttagacaggttcgggccgcatgggggcgtaataccctactcctgtatggatgctataactatcctgaggaagtccctcaagaatgttgctggttacaagaatgttggcctaactaagagcttgaggctccttgttcttcggctggaactatgctcagccttgctcacagtgtctctcttcgTTGGCCTGGTTCGTTATGTGGTTGGTGTTCTTACGCCGTTGTTGATCTTCTCCGAGAGAGTTCTTCTCCGAGAGCGTCTCTATTCGTTCTGAGTTGCCAGCtattttaagtacccgccggtcgagacatgccccgaacgggaaggagggggcacaagttccaagacgccatgactggaaaaggcgtcatcatttcttctgggcgaagtgatcgggggtgaaaaatgcgtcgcacgcccggtcacctgttaccataaacgccctggcaacgggcgccatggagagggcccaccgggcagccgcagaacaACCGACGTGCCCGTCCTGTCCCATTCCCCTGCCACGGCAGCGtggcagatggaacgccttggtcctgaCGATGTTATCCCCCCAAGACaaaccggatgacacgggacgggacccgtgcaattaataaccccacgcctctctgccaaaacatggcaggaactgacgctgcgacGGGTGCAGTTGGAGGTGTTAGGCCATgcatgctcattaaatgcggcctcagacctctgactgattgacacctcatcggcgggcacctcgggggcctttctgggtcgtcggggcaccgagtgctcgggggtactgttcacgtccccgagcactctctcccgagcacgcaTATCCTTGTCCTCAGGGTACCGGGTGCCCGGGGGTAccgttcgcctccccgagcactcttgcacgaaccttcagggaaccgagtgctcggggactgccacgtgcagccccgagcactctctcccgagcactcttgtacggatcctcggggaaccgagcgctcgggagctgctgcacgtagccccgagcactctctcccggaacttagctcttttaattgtcgggggactagggtgctcgggggtgagcggacacctccccgagcactttcttcccggtacttagactccgtggatcatcgaggaactggggtgctcggggaccactgactgtggccccgagctccttctcccggaacttgatcttttctcatcctacaggagagacctcgcgggatagCGCCATGtgacggatggctggcctggtctcAGGATTcaggacccccggttcctgatacactaACAGATGTATTTTAAGTTGTTCAAGCTTATCGTAAATGCTCGTAGACTCtatcaaaatattatatttataattaatatataaatatttcaatatttatgttCAATAAAACTCGATTTTAATTTTGTTCCAGACTACTAAAATCTCAGCGCCGGCTCTGAGAGTACCGAGAGCAAATTGGCGTCAGGTGCCACCAGTCAGTACGTACTAGGTAGCAGAGAAGATTCCATCCATCCCTTCTTTCACGTTGCAATAGTTTCACAGTGAAACTATGGGACTGGCTTGAGGTGTCAGGGCATTTTGTGCTGGGTCGTTCATGCACTGGGCCGGTGTCTGGTCACGCAGCCAGGCATTGCCACCCGATCCAACCCAGTTACCCAGCCCGAGTTGCCCGCTTCGATCCACGCGTAGAGAAACTGCAGCGGCAATCGAAAACGCGCCGTGACTCTACAAATCCCCGGCTAATTATACCACGACGCTATATAAACACACGCAGATCGCCATTCATTCCTCGTGCCAGGGTGAACGCAGCACAAGCGCGGTTGATCCAGTCGCGCACGCGTACCATACTCTCGCCGCCTCACCGGAGATGATGGGATCGGGCGCGTGCGACGACGAGGTGGTGGACCGGAAGCCGGTGATCAAGCCGGGCGTGCACCTGACGCTGAAGGTGCAGGACACCGAGGGCCGCACGCTCGTCCGCACCGTGCGGAGGACCGAGAGGCTGCAGGGGCTCATGGACTTCTACTACGCCAGCGTGCCGGCCGTCACCTACGGCACCGGCCGGTTCCTGTACGACGGCGGGCGGCTGGGCGGGTGGCAGACCCCCGCGGAGCTCGAGATGGAGGACGGCGACGAGATCGACTTCTTCACCGAGCTGATGGGCGGCGGACGGCCTGCGTAGCTCGCTGCAGGTTGGCGTTGTGCAGGCGTGGAGCACTGCTCTGGTGCTGTCAGTTATTATATATGCATCGTGACGAGGTAGCAGCTGATGAAGTATTTTGAAATTTCAAGTCATCAACTCATTATAACGTATTAAGTCGCATGTCCTGTGAGAAccaacctttttttttattctgtgATGTGAATCTCTTCTTCTGCTTGAAGAGACGTTTTGTCTACGTAGTATATCACTCTGCTAGAGTGAGAAGACTGTTCGTTTTGCCATGAACGTTTCAGATGACACTGAGAATTTACCCCGCCAGAGGACCGAGAGAACGTTTCAGTAGTTCCACTCCCTGGTTGGAGCGTTGGGGCTCTCATGTTTGCTGAGCAGACTCCAATGGATCTTGAGATGGAAAACGAGGATCATCAGACCGACTTTGTTCCCAGATTGATCGGTTGAACCTGATGAGTAGTTTACCCATCTAACTTGTTGCTTCCGTTATACTTTTGTTCGAAGTTTAACTCCATCCATCTCTCTCGTCTTATGGTTTTATTAGAATAATATGATGGTCAAATTTTATCTAAATTGTGGGCAAATTTGCCAAGTACTTCATttgacaaaaaagaaaaagagtacaCCTAATGCTTATGCATGCTGTAAAAGAGTATTTTACAAGTGCCCGTGTTCATGCTTGTTATTGGCAATAATACTCTCTCTATTCTCAAATATATGTCATTTTTGGAATTTGGTTTTGTTAtcaaataagtgtcgtttttGGTTTTCTATGTGGTGTTTTTCGAAAGAACCCCTAATTAAAGCTATTGGAAGTTGGAACAATATTGAATTAGTGTGGTGGATTGGTGAGTTATAAGCTATTAATTGGAAGTGGGAACAATCAAGGGGTAAATATGTGAAAGGTGATAGTATTAATTGGCTAATTGCTACATTGGTCTGTGTGTTGGGAGAAATCAAGATCTAAGGTTTGACTTGGTCACCAATACTCGACGTTCTGGGCATGTTGTCAAGGTTTTTTTAACTTTGaccataaatataaatatttagaCAATAAATATGAATATTATATGCATAAATGTATCTGAAAATTCCCTCTATAGAATTTCAATTTTATTGGGTTTCATGAACGTATTGCAATTGAATTTGGTGGTTAACAAAAGATCATGTCAGTGTGCGAAACATAAGTATACGTGACAAAAGTAGTAAAACGCATGGCTCATAGTACAAACATGCACCTAGAAGCAGTGTTAAGGCCACGTCCAAGGGCTTCCCTTCGTGAGTGAGAtttccgtcgtgaagggattctcgttcccttcagcgttccaacggtttcttttcacggttcccttcacgatgggattcccagggtcatttcTTTCAGCAtgagattctctcttctttcctttcgTGATTCCCCTCAAAAGAAAGCTGTTgtagatgagaaaaaataaaaggaataggaacagagaagagaatcgagaaaggaacaaaatgaaaagaatatgattAGGGATGATCTAAGAGCCGTACATATGATCTTGCACCTCGTGTGGGTGGAGAAGCGCCCAGTTGATGCTATGGGCACAATGGCCACAGAATTGTGCATTGGGCTCCAAACTTCCCTCTCGCACCGGACCAACATTGCTTTCTGTAACGGCACGAGAAAGCCCAGAAAACACTATACAGAGCGCGCATAGCACATGGGCGATCATGGAAAGCTCAGTTTGTGATTGATTCCCAAATTTCAAATGCATTTTTCTTTCGGACTGAATGTCTACTTTGAAAAGCTTTCCGAACCATGATGCAGCTTACAACTAAGTGAACAAATAAGATCAATATTGAAAACATGAAATTGTGACAATGAGATGCATCAGTGCAGCAACGCTAGTGTGCGACTCAGGTTCGTATTCCACGCGATTCAGGCACTGATGCACACGAGCCATTGGAGACGTAGAGTCGGCAAGAATTCGTGACTGCATTGTCTTCTCGCATCGAACTGCTCTCGCCTATTATAAATGAGCCACTTGAGTCGCTTTGTTACCTGTATGCATTGAAAACCGAGTAAATCGAACCATGGTGGGGAGTCTAAGGAGACCTTATATAAGCAGAGGAAGATCCTCTCATGTAACACTACCGTGATGTAGTCGCTGATACGTAAACTATGACTTTGTGATGTGATCGTTGATATCCACTGACCAAACGCAGTGCGCGATCGAGAAAGTCGATCAGGCATGGTGTCATCTCCTTCCCGGAAGGAGGGGCCGATCACACGCGCCGTCGTCGCGCGGGCAGGCACTGGAGGATGCAGGGTCGTCGCCGTGCCGGCGGTCATCATCAAGCCCGTCATGCTCGTCACCCTCAAGGTGCACTGGTGCAGGACAATCAGCGGCGGACCGACAAGCTGCAGGACCTGATGGACTACTACTACGACGTGGTGCCATTGGCCGTCGTCACGCGCGGCGAGGGGTGCTTCGTGTTCAACGGGAGACGGGTCAAGGGCGAGCACACGCCGGAGGACCTGAGCATGGTGAGTGCCTGAGTGGGGACAAGATCGACTTTTTCCAGGATTTGATGTCTGGCCGAGTTCCTGACCGCCTGGTGATGGCCGGGCACCCCATGCACATTTGCTTTGCTACTGTTGCCCTCAAATAAAATGGCATTGTATGTGCATAGGCTGATTTAAATGAGCATGGCTCACTAAGACGAGCCAGACTGAGTTATACGAGCAACCAAACGGACACCTATATGTACGTATTCATTACCAACGTCCGCTActtatattttgtttttattttagtaTGACTGTTATGTACATGTAAGGCCTGAATTTGCTTCTGAAACATCGGTCCCAACATATCAGCGGCAGtcttcaatttgaattcaacatTTTCAATTGTTAATTTGCATGGTCAACGGATTATTTAATTTTTCACAATACTGTTTGGAGAATAATACCAAGAGCGAATTTGCGTCAGTGCCATTGTAGGGCGAAGTTAGTTTATTCCACTTTTTTGCTTTTCTATTTTTGTTAATGTTAGATTATCTTTAGCAATATTATATGTAGACTTATGATAGAGATAAACTCGTGTGTATGAGTGTGGTGTACATGCGTAGTGGTGTGTGCACGTGTGCATCAccttataataaaaaaatatgatcagATTACAGGTCATTTTCTGCTtgattgtttttctttcttaacAATTTGGGGTAGAGGATCCCCACATATATTGATTCTATCGATCGAAATAGTCACGTACAAGCATGACATCCACAAGTTTGTCACAATAGATGGAGACGACAGCATCCAGCATGTCGCCGCCGTGGGTGCACGGGAAGGATCTGTAGTTCGTCACCCCGGTGGTGACCAACGATGACAGATGCGAGATCATCCGCACGATGCGCATGACCGACAGGCTGCCGGGCCTCACGGACTTCTACTATGCCATGGTGCCCACCGTCCTGCAGGGCATAGGGGTTTTCCTGTACCGCGGTGAGCGGGTCAACGGCGAGAAGACGCCGGCGGACTACAAGATGAACTGCTGGGATCAGATTGGCATTTATTTAGAGACGAAGTTGAGAGCGTTTGTCATGGTAACTGTGCATGACCCGTAGGTCATGTGTTCATCTGCACTATGTCAAAGACTGACAAGCTACAGAATTTAAAAGAGTATGGCTCACTAATATGAGTCATGTGaacaaccaaacaaaccctaTATATTCATTACCAGTGTTCACTActtatattttgtttttatttgagTACGACTGTCATCGAGTGCTTGTGTCTCATGGTACCAAGCATCTAGTATATGAAGCTATGCTTACATGTAAGGCCTGAATGTGATTCTTAAACATCTGTCCCAATATCATTAATTTGAATCCAACATTTTCAACTGTTAATTTGCATGGCGAATGGAGTATTCATTTTTCACAGTACCGTGTCAGTGACATTGTAGGGCGAAGTTAACGTTTATTCCACCTTTCTGCTTCTCTGTTTCTGTTAATGTTTTAGCGATTTCAGCGGTATTATCTGTAGACGTATGATAAGAGCATACTCGCGTGTGTAAGAGTGTGGTGTATACGCGTCACCTtgtatttgcaaaaaaaaaaaattgtatttagGTTGCATGGCATTTTCTACTTGATAATTTTTCTTTCTTAACAATTCGGGGTAGCGGATCCCCGCCTATGTTGATTTTATTGATCGAAAGTCACGTACAAGCATGGCATCCATAAGTTCGTCACAACGGGTGGACATAACATGATCGAGCATGTCGCTGCCGTGGGTGCACGGGAAGGACCCGCAATTCGTCACCCTGGTGGTGACTGATGACAACGGGCGCGAGATCACCCGCACCATGCGCAGGAATGATAGGCTCCAGGGCCTCACGGACTTCTACTACGCCATGGTGCCCACCGTCCTGCGTGGCATGGGGTTTTCCTGTACCTTAGCGAGCGGGTCGACGGCGAGAAGACACCGACGGACTACAAGATGAACTGCGGGGATCATATTGGCTTTTATTTAGAGATGAAAGCCGAGCATGTTTGTCACGGTAATGGTGCAGGACTATGCAAAGGACTGACAAGTTGTAGGACCGATAGGACCCTGTAGGGTGCGTGTTCACCCACACCATGCGAAGGACTGACAGGCCGTGGGGATCCTCTTACGTATTGCACAACCGCTGATAAATAGGGTCCTTTCACATGTCATCGGGCGTACAGTACGTCAGAGGATCCCGTCCGATTTCTTCTACGCTGTGGCTGAATCTGCCAGAGGGGCATTTTATATTTCTTCATAGGCATATTAGAGGCTGcagcaattttatttttaaaatgtcATTTGGTCTTAGTTAAAGTAGTTGTGCAAGTTGTTGGTAGGTGTCGGTGATATGGTAACCAGGGGTTCTCAAGTCCTGAggtcaggacagcagaatgccacgtggccgTCTTCCCTCAGGGATCGATCCCCCCGAGAGCCGAGAAGAGGCAATTTCAGGAGGGGTGCTcgaggtcatgaacagtggtccccgagtacccgtagttcctcGAGGACTCGAGAAaagccaattccgggagagagcgctcggggctatgaccagtagttccccgaggactcgagaagagccagttccgggagagggcgctcggggccatgaacagtggtccccgagttccccgaggacctgagaagccccttgctggtggaccccacaagggctcaacggtgaggtgtcaatcggtggaagacccaatgctgcatttaagagtgagtgtggcctgtcactttcaaccactccccccgcgcctgtcgtactgagtacgtcagtccctgccaccgcctggcaggggcGTGGGGACACTTAATGCGataggtcccatcgcacgtcaccctacgGGGCCCATAAAAGAAATGGCTTAGAGATATTATCGCTGGGCtcaaggcatatcgcctgccccctgctgtgtcagatctgctctgatcGAGAGGGCATGCAGGgcagttcggcggctgcccggtgggcccccctgcgtCTACTAAAGTTGGGCGTAATAGGTGACAGGACCGGccgaaggcgcattttcaactCCCTGTCACGTCAAGCTGTATTcccatgacggttgctttccatttatggcttatgAGAACTCATGCCCCcgtttctgggcacgccgagcctcccccacGGGATAAAAAGGGGGTGCACTCCGGAGAAGAACAGGTCTAAGAAGTTCTAGCACACAGCTGAAGGTCGGAGAGATCCAAGCCGAGTAAaagctcagagagatcggcacttgaagactaaagttctagacttagacaaaaaaaaccttgtaacacaagagatctagagaaagacattctcagagcattagtagcatatcatacacacatgagtagggtattactgtgcggcccgaacctgtctaaaatcccttgagcatttaatctcactagccgacgatcattcgtcccgcctacatctcacatattcgcattaaatccacatacgaggtagatccagaatcagcccctccgaccgaatctcaaaggggtccttCAGGATCCCCGCATGCGGTGTTCACCCATTGACAATAGGGTTCACAAATGTGTTTGAGCATAGAAATGTGTTCCCCCATTCTTCAAATATCGTGAATATAGATTGAAATTTGAAGAATTCAGTGAGAATTTGgtcaaaattcatattttttttgaattattttgaattcaaattcaaattcgacCGATAAACGTCGATTTTCGTAATGCGACTGAGCTCGGATATGTTGATATTCGTGAATATCGTTCGAATTTGTGAACCTTGGTTGTTGGTACTTATAGCGTTGCTTCATTCTTAAAGGTTTATCATGTACTTTCTCCATTTTTTTATAGGACATATTAGGATTTTAGTAAGtctttcaaaatatattttgactattaattttttacaatatattatcaatggCTACGAAATAAATACcttataaaatatatgtgaAATACTAATCTACTGATGCATCTTGTTTAGTGTTGATCAAAGTTTGACTTCCTTGAATCATAATACATTTTAAAACGGAAGGAGTAAAATATGAACAACCACCCCCACACACAGAGTTTCTGGATGGGGTTTTACCTTGCACATTCCTTTCCCTTTAGTCTTTTTTGTTGCTTGCATGGTGTAAAATGGTACATTCTTCACTTGGCTAATAATGGTTGTAAATTTTTAATCACAAATTTAAATATTCAAATGCagtaaatttttaatcacaAATTAAATCTAGAAATGCAACTGTTTAAAACGTCCCTCCCATCCCGGCGCAACAGGATCCAGCAAGGAGCGGGCGGGTGCGGAACGGCAAGGAGGGGGCAGGCAGCATAAGACCATGCAATCAACCAATTATATGCTTGATATATGGTATCTTTATATTTTCCATAGAAAAACAAGATGGATAGATTCATCACAAAAGGTACTTTCAATGCACACAATGACATTTGGTTCAAGCATATATTTTGGTAGCATCAATTACAGTTTGAGGACTCAGTTAGTCTAAGTTTCATGTACTCTTTCTTTTCCCGTGTTCCAGACACCCAACCTTATATAATTCCTGCATTTTCCCATTCctctatttttctaccacattcCTTTTCTATTCCTATATTTTTCCACATTCCTGTGTTTTCTATCCTGAGTAGAAGAATTGAAAGCCAGAACTCAAATCCAACAAGAATTGGGTGcggttcaagaaaaaaaaaagtaagaattGGGCTAGGCCTACTTCAGACACCGCTTCACGTAGTCGTGCACTCCGGTGGATAGAGACGGGCCATGGCTACTCTGAGTTTCCCCACCTGCTATTCTCGGCAGCTCGCTCGATCGACAGCGGAAGCAGCGCAGAGAACACAGCAAACAGACCGAAACGTCCACGACGCGAatgggattttttttaacattaatatttaaataaatagatctatGATAGAAAGAATTACAAAATAGATATCTATCGTCCTTTGACAGAGTGGTTAGGTCGTAAGCAGGTTAACACGCAATTGAAGGGCTAATAGGACTCTGATCGGCGGTTGCAACCCGGTGTAAACAGTATTTCGTAGAAATCACTTTTTACAGTAAt from Phragmites australis chromosome 14, lpPhrAust1.1, whole genome shotgun sequence includes these protein-coding regions:
- the LOC133891636 gene encoding small ubiquitin-related modifier 1-like, producing the protein MMGSGACDDEVVDRKPVIKPGVHLTLKVQDTEGRTLVRTVRRTERLQGLMDFYYASVPAVTYGTGRFLYDGGRLGGWQTPAELEMEDGDEIDFFTELMGGGRPA